GTGTCGCGCCACTCAAGTGCAGCCAAGTCTTTATCTGGCAGTGAAGCTTCCGACCGTCGTGTGCGCACGTGTCGAGCATCATGTAACTGTCAAATGTATAAATAACCTGAATCGAGGTCGAATTCGAGGAGATTGTAGGCTGCTAGGGATGAAACGAATTGCTTAGTTAGTTTTTATTCAATAGTATTCAGGCCTTTTTCAGGGTGCTTACTATACTTACAGGCATAACCCTGCTTCTGACATAGTcgggtatagttcttgcaactcacgaaggcgagtgagcttatcttgtgtgtgtgtacgtgtacgtgcacataacgataatgtaatgtctatcaaaaaacatgtaaagctcgctcgccttcgtgaatttcAACAACTATAATACtagtaaagcccggtctgtgagcacgtagaattttgtccaatgaccccaagctacccatccttatcgctcgcgcgtaattatatttgctgtcgcgactgtgcaacgggcgcccgcagtgagtgtgcgagcgcaacagcaacataattacgcgcgagcgataaggatgggtagcttggggtcaatggacaaaattctacgtgctcagagaccgggctttagtagtaTAACCGGTGAATGAGggttatcgttttagcgctcaccagttagcgttACTGTAGActtgtagagtaaggtcctgtcacttgctagtagcgaagacagtggcaccaacttgtgagcgctaaagtggtaggaggactatcgcatttgcactcatcaagatggcgccactgtagagtaaggtcctcctgtcaatcgccaggggtgccaactatTATTGAGCCcgatttttatttgtatgaagaatcggcgtagtgtgcgcactcccatacatgcccatactgatcaactgcccgactaaactatcggccgataaaaaatcaacggtgtgcgcctactcttaagatGTTTATGAAATAGTGATAACTAAGTTTATCTTTTTCTCTATTTAATATCCCATGAAATCGTCGTCCATGGTATtcctaatataaaaaaaaaagaaaatctttacaATGAAGGGCGGTATCTTATTTATCGATGGCGCCACTGCTGTAGAGTAAGgccctgtcaatcgccaggggtgccaactgttgagtataaaaacgatagccctcattaaaatGGTCGTTCCCCCCAGGGCCGGCCGGTGGGCGCGGCGGAGCAGCACGTGTACATTTGCGAGCTGCGCGTGGACCGCACGGCGCGGCTGTTCACGCGCGTGTCGCGGCCCAAGTACCCCATCTGCACCAAGCCCTACGCCTTCGACGCCTTCCCGCAGCGGCTGCGCATCACGCGCACCTACGCTGTGAGTACCAGATGACCACCCGCTTATGTTACAATGAGACTCCAGGGCTGTTCACGCGCGTGTCGCGGCCCAAGTACCCCATCTGCACCAAGCCCTACGCCTTCGACGCCTTCCCGCAGCGGCTGCGCATCACGCGCACCTACGCTGTGAGTACCAGATGACCACCCGCTTATGTTACAATGAGACTCCAGGGCTGTTCACGCGCGTGTCGCGGCCCAAGTACCCCATCTGCACCAAGCCCTACGCCTTCGACGCCTTCCCGCAGCGGCTGCGCATCACGCGCACCTACGCTGTGAGTACCAGATGACTACCCGCTTGTGTTACAATGAGACTCCAGGGCTGTTCACGCGCGTGTCGCGGCCCAAGTACCCCATCTGCACCAAGCCCTACGCCTTCGACGCCTTCCCGCAGCGGCTGCGCATCACGCGCACCTACGCTGTGAGTACCAGATGACTACCCGCTTATGTTACAATGAGACTCCAGGGCTGTTCACGCGCGTGTCGCGGCCCAAGTACCCCATCTGCACCAAGCCCTACGCCTTCGACGCCTTCCCGCAGCGGCTGCGCATCACGCGCACCTACGCTGTGAGTACCAGATGACTACCCGCTTGTGTTACAATGAGACTCCAGGGCTGTTCACGCGCGTGTCGCGGCCCAAGTACCCCATCTGCACCAAGCCCTACGCCTTCGACGCCTTCCCGCAGCGGCTGCGCATCACGCGCACCTACGCTGTGAGTACCAGATGACTACCCGCTTATGTTACAATGAGACTCCAGGGCTGTTCACGCGCGTGTCGCGGCCCAAGTACCCCATCTGCACCAAGCCCTACGCCTTCGACGCCTTCCCGCAGCGGCTGCGCATCACGCGCACCTACGCTGTGAGTACCAGATGACTACCCGCTTGTGTTACAATGAGACTCCAGGGCTGTTCACGCGCGTGTCGCGGCCCAAGTACCCCATCTGCACCAAGCCCTACGCCTTCGACGCCTTCCCGCAGCGGCTGCGCATCACGCGCACCTACGCTGTGAGTACCAGATGACTACCCGCTTATGTTACAATGAGACTCCAGGGCTGTTCACGCGCGTGTCGCGGCCCAAGTACCCCATCTGCACCAAGCCCTACGCCTTCGACGCCTTCCCGCAGCGGCTGCGCATCACGCGCACCTACGCTGTGAGTACCAGATGACTACCCGCTTGTGTTACAATGAGACTCCAGGGCTGTTCACGCGCGTGTCGCGGCCCAAGTACCCCATCTGCACCAAGCCCTACGCCTTCGACGCCTTCCCGCAGCGGCTGCGCATCACGCGCACCTACGCTGTGAGTACCAGATGACTACCCGCTTGTGTTACAATGAGACTCCAGGGCTGTTCACGCGCGTGTCGCGGCCCAAGTACCCCATCTGCACCAAGCCCTACGCCTTCGACGCCTTCCCGCAGCGGCTGCGCATCACGCGCACCTACGCTGTGAGTACCAGATGACTACCCGCTTGTGTTACAATGAGACTCCAGGGCTGTTCACGCGCGTGTCGCGGCCCAAGTACCCCATCTGCACCAAGCCCTACGCCTTCGACGCCTTCCCGCAGCGGCTGCGCATCACGCGCACCTACGCTGTGAGTACCAGATGACTACCCGCTTGTGTTACAATGAGACTCCAGGGCTGTTCACGCGCGTGTCGCGGCCCAAGTACCCCATCTGCACCAAGCCCTACGCCTTCGACGCCTTCCCGCAGCGGCTACGCATCACGCGCACATCATACGCTGTGAGTattgccacagaataataataagtactgtattACAAACAACTTACCACTACGACGCTTACGCTTATCCGGCACCAGGAGATAGGTCCCTCGCACCCGAGCATTTGATTCACTATATGGATAGGATTTTTGCGGATGAGGGGAATAAAGTTAAagggaagcacaaaagatcccaGTGGGACGACGTGAACTGCGATAATCGTGGCtctaaataagataagataccACTACGACTGAAAGTGCTTGATTACCCACGACTTGTTTATGTCCTTTTCGGAAATAATTCAAAAGCGCCAAGACTTCCTCTAGACTTTCAGCCTTGCAACTTTCGGAATAGTAAAGACAGTCTAATGAAGTACCTCACTACCTATCTGAATCATTTTGACACCACAATCAACTACGGAGTTGGTCATATTAAGCAATGTTATTCTCCAGGGCCCATTGGTGTGCCCAGGGAAAAAGTACTTTCAATATTGAGCAGCCCAGTCAGCTGATCGATCTAAAATCTTAAGCTGATCTAGACTGCCTATATCTCTCAATGGTAATGAATAAACAGAGTCATCACGGGTGATAAAGAAGAAGAAACTTAGGTATTTGTGACATTTTACAGGCTGTAAACTTGAGAATAAAAAGGAATACAAActaatattaatgttttgttttagcCGCACGAAGTGTCACCAGAATATCTGAAACCAAGAGGGAAAAGTGCTGCTATAGTTCCCTTTGATAAATCTAAGAATACCACAACGAAGGACGTGAAGAAAAAGTCTTTGCCAGCAGCTTCAACGTCCGAGAGCTCTAAGGTAATGATTACTTGATGATGATGCATTCATGACGTTATGAAATTCTATTGCTAGTGATAAATGTAACTGGTCAATTAAAAATTACTCTTCTGCTTGACTTGGCGGACGCTCTTCTGGGACCCCAAGTGATTGAACAGCCGTTAAATGATAAAGGAATCGCCTACactacagtctaattttttagaaatcagcagaaatgtcatcaaaaatggccaactgacataaaaatatttttagtctgtgaactagtgatgcgacaaaacctctcgttaatcgcgaagtgaaattattgtagtacttgcgtatcattgccgggtgatcgtcaaaatactaaaaatatgcaac
The Ostrinia nubilalis chromosome 16, ilOstNubi1.1, whole genome shotgun sequence DNA segment above includes these coding regions:
- the LOC135079538 gene encoding histone-lysine N-methyltransferase ASH1L-like; this translates as MTTRLCYNETPGLFTRVSRPKYPICTKPYAFDAFPQRLRITRTYAPHEVSPEYLKPRGKSAAIVPFDKSKNTTTKDVKKKSLPAASTSESSKAASASLTPAQRRERQKERVNNIARALLARLGSRAPLDASYLLRAAPRRPRPRPRPRHAS